A portion of the Juglans microcarpa x Juglans regia isolate MS1-56 chromosome 1D, Jm3101_v1.0, whole genome shotgun sequence genome contains these proteins:
- the LOC121246228 gene encoding uncharacterized protein LOC121246228 — translation MARSFFRKLLTYLSSNNELDVVLNVEADGESSRHRGNRQRRKFIRRDHIQAHQRLFHDYFAENPVYPSNLFRRTFRMSRPLFLRILNEVEACEPYFVQRRDNAGRLGLSSMQKITAALRMLAYGVTGDFMDEYIHIGESTAMESLKKFCKTIVTVFSDEYLRSPNANDITRLLVVGEQRGFPGMLGSIDCMHWKWKIVPLPGKRSFIFTELAQGRAPLVNYTINGSDYTMGYYLADGIYPKWSTFVKTIPSPQGNKKKNFTAAQESARKDVERAFGVLQQRFAIVRGPSRFFKVNELTNIMKACVILHNMIIEDERDDSQGPNMEYDQVDDDIPELSRNPTIEFINFIQRHHEIRNNSAHHQLQADLIEHE, via the exons ATGGCTCGTTCTTTCTTTCGTAAATTGCTCACATACTTGTCATCTAATAATGAGTTGGATGTTGTTCTTAATGTTGAGGCTGATGGAGAGTCATCGAGACATCGTGGCAATCGCCAACGTCGTAAGTTTATTCggcgtgatcatattcaagcGCATCAGCGCCTGTTTCATGACTATTTCGCAGAAAATCCAGTATATCCCTCCAATCTATTTCGAAGGACATTTCGGATGAGTCGTCCCCTATTTCTCCGTATTCTAAATGAGGTAGAGGCTTGCGAGCCCTACTTCGTCCAGAGAAGAGATAATGCCGGAAGACTCggtttatcttctatgcaaaagataacTGCAGCACTTAGAATGCTGGCATATGGGGTTACtggagattttatggatgaatacatacATATTGGAGAAAGCACCGCAATGGAGAGCCTCAAAAAATTCTGTAAGACAATTGTAACTgttttttcagatgaatatttgCGATCTCCAAATGCGAATGATATTACTCGATTGCTTGTGGTTGGTGAACAACGGGGATTCCCAGGAATGTTGGGaagcattgattgcatgcattggaagtGGAAAATTGTCCCGCTGCCTGGAAAG agatcttttattttcacgGAACTTGCCCAAGGGCGTGCTCCTCTagtcaattacacaatcaatggcAGCGACTACACTATGGGGTACTACCTTGCTGATGGTATTTATCCCAAGTGGTCAACGTTTGTGAAGACGATTCCATCACCCCAAGgtaataagaagaaaaactttaCCGCAGCACAAGAATCTGCAAGAAAAGATGTCGAGCGTGCCTTCGGGGTACTTCAACAACGATTTGCAATCGTTCGTGGACCTTCCCGATTTTTCAAAGTCAATGagctaacaaatataatgaaagcatgTGTTATTCTACATAACATGATCATTGAGGACGAGCGTGATGATAGTCAGGGTCCAAACATGGAGTATGATCAAGTTGATGATGATATTCCAGAACTGTCGCGCAATCCAACAATAGAATTTATCAACTTCATTCAGCGCCATCATGAAATTAGAAACAACTCAGCACATCATCAACTACAAGCAGACTTAATTGAACATGAATGA
- the LOC121237023 gene encoding uncharacterized protein LOC121237023, whose product MTEQDKFEHCWQLLKDQPKWNQHCTKDGMKRRLTMSPTYSRTSTVAPNSPIDSVGGTEAENLVENDVIKLDRPMGRKAEKGKRKAQTRASDELVELSKHKYTLLEESRAQEKELFRLKAEKMAYDREREGNKSRQEDERLRLEAEKLEIARWEREELIMLLDLSTLPGVQLVYFQQLQREILARRNTSDN is encoded by the exons atgactgagcaagacaag TTCGAGCATTGTTGGCAGCTATTGAAGGACCAGCCGAAATGGAATCAGCATTGCACAAAGGATGGGATGAAGCGAAGGTTGACGATGTCCCCGACATATTCTCGTACCTCAACAGTTGCACCTAATTCACCTATAGATTCAGTTGGTGGTACAGAGGCCGAAAATCTAGTGGAGAATGATGTCATCAAATTGGATAGGCCAATGGGAAGAAAAGCTGAGAAAGGAAAACGTAAGGCCCAAACCAGGGCATCAGATGAGCTTGTGGAGTTGAGCAAGCATAAGTATACTCTCCTAGAGGAGTCACGTGCTCAGGAGAAAGAATTATTTCGACTCAAGGCCGAGAAGATGGCATATGATCGAGAAAGGGAGGGAAATAAAAGTAGACAAGAGGACGAGCGACTGAGGTTGGAGGCGGAGAAACTGGAAATCGCCCGGTGGGAGAGAGAGGAGCTCATAATGTTGCTCGATCTGAGTACGTTGCCTGGAGTTCAGCTGGTATATTTCCAGCAACTTCAAAGGGAGATATTGGCGAGACGCAATACATCAGATAATTGA